A genomic window from Flavobacterium johnsoniae includes:
- the kdpA gene encoding potassium-transporting ATPase subunit KdpA yields MNTELLGVIGIFILTIVLAIPLGKYIAKVYLGDKTLLDPIFNPIEKFIFKISGINSAEEMNWKQHLKALLSINMVWFFLCFFVLLFQGSLPLNPDNNPSMTPDLAFNTAISFLVNCNLQHYSGESGVSYLSQIVLMFLQFVSAGIGMAAAAMIFTAMKERTTEQLGNFYNYFIKSCTRILLPLSAIVAVALVFSGTPMTFEGKDAITTLQGDHVEVSRGPAAAFIAIKHIGTNGGGFFGANSAHPLENPTYFTNGVELWAQMIIPFAMIFALGFFLNKRKLSNIIFGVMTVGFLLLVVPTVMSEINGNPAIEKMGIAQATGAMEGKEVRFGPAMSGFWSIATTVISTGSVNSMHDSSMPMSGTMQLLSMMVNAFYGGCGVGILNYYIFIILAVFISGLMVGRTPEFLGKKIEAREVKIAAFIAILHPLLILAGTALASYFAAHDTAMGYWFNGNATGWLNNPGNHGFSEMLYEYTSSAANNGSGFEGLGDNNPFWNITTGIILLLSRFIPIIGPLAIAGLLAGKKYIPESAGTLKTDTSIFGIMTFAVIAIIAALSFFPALALGPLAEFFTLK; encoded by the coding sequence ATGAACACAGAATTATTAGGCGTCATTGGTATTTTTATCCTAACCATTGTTTTAGCGATTCCATTAGGAAAATATATTGCTAAAGTTTATTTGGGAGATAAAACACTTCTTGACCCGATTTTCAATCCAATTGAAAAATTTATTTTTAAAATCAGCGGTATTAATTCGGCTGAAGAAATGAACTGGAAACAACACTTAAAAGCACTTTTAAGTATTAATATGGTTTGGTTCTTTCTTTGCTTTTTTGTCTTGTTGTTTCAGGGTTCTCTGCCATTAAATCCAGATAACAACCCGTCTATGACGCCAGATCTGGCATTTAACACTGCTATTTCATTTTTAGTCAATTGTAACTTACAACATTATTCAGGCGAAAGCGGGGTTTCTTACCTTTCACAAATCGTCTTGATGTTTCTTCAATTTGTTTCTGCCGGTATCGGAATGGCTGCTGCCGCTATGATTTTTACAGCAATGAAAGAAAGAACAACAGAACAATTAGGTAATTTTTATAATTATTTCATCAAAAGCTGTACTCGTATTTTATTGCCGCTTTCAGCAATTGTGGCTGTTGCACTAGTATTTAGCGGTACTCCTATGACTTTTGAAGGAAAAGATGCTATTACAACACTACAAGGTGATCATGTAGAAGTTTCTCGCGGACCCGCTGCGGCCTTTATTGCTATTAAACATATTGGTACAAATGGTGGTGGATTTTTTGGAGCCAACTCAGCGCATCCATTAGAGAATCCAACTTATTTTACTAATGGAGTTGAACTTTGGGCCCAAATGATTATTCCGTTTGCAATGATTTTTGCTCTTGGATTTTTCCTAAACAAAAGAAAATTATCGAATATTATTTTTGGTGTAATGACGGTTGGATTTTTACTTCTTGTAGTTCCAACAGTTATGAGCGAAATCAACGGAAATCCTGCCATCGAAAAAATGGGTATCGCACAAGCAACCGGAGCGATGGAAGGAAAAGAAGTTCGGTTTGGCCCAGCAATGTCAGGCTTCTGGAGTATTGCTACAACGGTAATTTCTACAGGTTCTGTAAACAGTATGCACGATAGTTCAATGCCAATGTCTGGTACTATGCAATTATTATCTATGATGGTGAATGCCTTTTACGGCGGATGTGGTGTCGGTATTCTAAACTACTATATCTTCATTATTCTGGCTGTATTTATCTCCGGATTAATGGTTGGTCGAACTCCTGAATTTTTAGGAAAGAAAATCGAAGCTCGGGAAGTAAAAATTGCTGCTTTTATTGCCATTCTTCACCCTTTATTAATTTTAGCGGGAACCGCTTTAGCTTCTTATTTTGCTGCACATGATACTGCAATGGGTTATTGGTTTAACGGCAACGCGACAGGCTGGTTAAATAATCCAGGCAACCATGGATTCTCAGAAATGTTATATGAATACACTTCGAGCGCCGCTAACAACGGTTCTGGTTTTGAAGGATTGGGAGATAATAATCCGTTCTGGAATATCACTACAGGAATTATATTACTGCTAAGCCGTTTTATTCCAATCATTGGTCCATTGGCAATTGCAGGTCTACTGGCAGGTAAAAAATACATTCCAGAGAGTGCAGGAACTTTAAAAACAGATACCTCAATTTTCGGAATCATGACTTTCGCCGTAATCGCAATTATCGCTGCTTTATCGTTCTTCCCAGCGTTGGCTTTAGGTCCATTGGCAGAATTCTTTACACTAAAATAA
- the kdpF gene encoding K(+)-transporting ATPase subunit F has translation MTALFIISIAVFVYLVYVLIKPEKF, from the coding sequence ATGACTGCACTATTTATCATTTCAATCGCCGTTTTCGTGTATTTGGTTTATGTATTAATCAAACCCGAAAAATTTTAA
- a CDS encoding DUF7674 family protein: MKNQVTSIYKQAERFAEITKKSIISGNIVRAKKCLALAERLFITGSIETKNAISNVYVFSVSSFMEVRHCNISHLFPQTLKAEYIKQVNASGV; this comes from the coding sequence ATGAAAAATCAAGTTACCTCAATCTACAAACAAGCTGAACGGTTTGCCGAAATCACTAAAAAATCAATTATTTCCGGCAATATCGTGAGAGCGAAGAAATGTCTGGCTCTTGCCGAACGTTTGTTTATAACCGGAAGCATCGAAACTAAAAATGCCATTTCTAATGTGTATGTTTTTTCGGTTTCTTCTTTTATGGAAGTGCGTCACTGTAATATTTCACATCTATTTCCTCAAACGCTTAAAGCGGAATATATCAAGCAGGTTAACGCTTCTGGCGTATAA
- a CDS encoding sigma-54-dependent transcriptional regulator gives MTHKILIIDDEEKLRSLLARIIKSEGFEVFEAKDLKSGFKKLEQTDIDVVLCDVKLPDGNGVDFLQNIKENFPLTEVILLTAFGNIPDGVQAMKNGAFDYIVKGDDNDKIIPLLYKAVEKVHLQKKVQQLEKRINDKYSFSTIVGKSKGIEQIIDLAQKVAKTDSTVLLTGETGTGKEVFAQAIHENSNRVGKSFVALNCSTFTKEILESELFGHKQGAFTGAVKDKKGFIEEANGGTLFLDEIGEMPIDLQAKLLRVLETSEYIPVGDTTPKKSNFRLIAATNRDLKTESDEHRFRSDLYFRLNIFEIKLPSLRERIKDIAVLTHHFVKQFSEKTNKKTLHISDEFLQKLENYSWPGNIRELKNIIERSVILSNGDTLTSDVLPYEMQHQAEKNTKSMSAFSMQSVEKLHIQKVLNYTKGNKAETARLLEIGIATLYRKLEEYNIQP, from the coding sequence ATGACACACAAAATTTTAATTATAGACGACGAAGAAAAACTGAGAAGTCTGTTAGCGCGAATTATAAAATCGGAAGGATTTGAAGTTTTTGAAGCCAAAGATTTAAAATCGGGTTTTAAGAAACTGGAACAAACGGATATTGATGTCGTTTTGTGCGATGTAAAACTTCCTGACGGAAATGGCGTTGATTTTCTTCAAAACATAAAAGAAAATTTTCCGCTTACGGAAGTTATTCTGTTAACCGCTTTCGGGAATATTCCAGACGGCGTACAGGCAATGAAAAATGGCGCTTTCGACTATATTGTAAAAGGCGACGACAACGATAAAATTATTCCGCTTCTTTATAAAGCGGTTGAAAAAGTGCATTTGCAAAAAAAAGTACAACAACTCGAAAAACGTATCAACGACAAATATTCTTTCAGCACCATTGTTGGAAAATCAAAAGGAATTGAACAAATTATCGATCTCGCGCAAAAAGTAGCCAAAACAGATTCGACTGTTTTATTAACTGGAGAAACTGGAACTGGAAAAGAAGTTTTTGCACAGGCGATTCATGAAAACAGTAATCGTGTTGGAAAATCTTTTGTGGCCTTAAACTGCAGTACTTTCACAAAAGAAATTTTAGAAAGTGAACTTTTTGGTCATAAACAAGGCGCTTTTACGGGAGCTGTAAAAGATAAAAAGGGTTTTATTGAAGAAGCAAACGGTGGTACTTTATTTCTGGATGAAATTGGTGAAATGCCAATTGATCTTCAGGCGAAATTATTGCGTGTTTTAGAAACTTCCGAATATATCCCTGTTGGTGACACGACTCCAAAAAAATCAAATTTCAGATTAATTGCAGCAACAAATCGTGATTTAAAAACAGAAAGTGACGAACATCGTTTCCGTTCTGATTTGTATTTCCGTTTGAATATCTTCGAAATAAAACTGCCTTCTTTAAGAGAAAGAATCAAAGATATTGCAGTTTTGACGCATCATTTCGTGAAACAGTTTTCTGAAAAAACGAATAAAAAAACATTACATATCTCTGATGAATTTCTGCAGAAATTAGAAAATTATTCGTGGCCGGGAAATATCCGTGAACTTAAAAATATTATCGAAAGGTCGGTTATTTTAAGTAATGGCGATACTTTAACTTCGGATGTTCTGCCATACGAAATGCAACATCAAGCTGAGAAAAATACCAAATCAATGTCGGCTTTCTCGATGCAGAGTGTTGAAAAACTGCATATTCAAAAAGTTTTAAATTATACAAAAGGAAATAAAGCAGAAACGGCACGATTATTAGAAATTGGAATTGCGACTTTATACAGAAAACTCGAAGAGTATAATATACAGCCTTGA
- a CDS encoding polysaccharide deacetylase family protein codes for MSKQILLIFTAIIFGSFNSFSNEIIEKDSSKSKTISFKIKLKSADKIKIVVSSLKYNKHFAYSFTLDDGYRSAYLTAFPLLNGGKISNSSINEWKIDQGGDGTTSEGLFYSDGMGNKIPFKLGLAINGASIRDLPENRGHLSWSEVKEMYNAGWDILNHSFHHFTKLGTNFLTEVTENTISIKQNLNFTMSHFVVPGGEGDPNYRYEYENNALENGHFSVASYTGVGPMLKVDSKVNLDKMITARTFVLSSKDTTNFKTMDRFLKTVDSIAKLPNPNWYNEFTHGTGNGNLWNLSMRFPDFKYYMTTLADKYGLKGNDSIWMAPWQEVYEYIWLRDRIKVDFQQKNKEITVTIQLPKIPEMFRNRDISLNIETRSKFEIESSNDLKIKNDGKTNHKLILIQL; via the coding sequence ATGTCAAAACAAATCCTCCTTATATTCACTGCAATTATTTTTGGCAGCTTTAATAGTTTTTCGAACGAAATAATTGAAAAAGATTCTTCAAAATCAAAGACTATTTCATTTAAAATAAAACTGAAATCGGCAGATAAAATCAAAATTGTCGTTTCCTCTTTAAAATATAACAAACATTTCGCTTATAGTTTTACGCTCGACGATGGTTACAGATCGGCTTATTTAACTGCTTTTCCATTATTGAATGGGGGAAAAATCAGTAATTCATCAATTAACGAATGGAAAATTGATCAAGGCGGTGACGGAACAACTTCAGAAGGACTTTTTTATTCGGACGGAATGGGGAATAAAATTCCGTTTAAATTAGGATTGGCGATAAATGGCGCTTCAATTCGTGATTTGCCAGAAAATCGCGGACATCTTTCTTGGTCAGAAGTTAAAGAAATGTACAATGCTGGCTGGGATATTTTGAATCACAGTTTTCATCATTTTACAAAACTAGGCACCAATTTCTTGACAGAAGTTACAGAAAACACGATTTCGATTAAACAAAATTTGAATTTTACAATGTCGCATTTTGTAGTTCCAGGCGGAGAAGGCGATCCGAATTACCGTTACGAATATGAAAATAATGCTTTAGAAAATGGGCATTTTTCTGTAGCTTCTTATACAGGAGTTGGACCAATGCTGAAAGTTGACTCTAAAGTGAATTTAGATAAAATGATTACGGCAAGAACTTTTGTGCTAAGTTCAAAAGACACTACAAATTTTAAAACAATGGATCGTTTTCTGAAAACGGTAGATTCAATTGCTAAACTGCCAAATCCGAATTGGTACAACGAATTCACTCACGGAACAGGAAATGGAAATCTGTGGAATTTGAGTATGCGTTTTCCAGATTTCAAATATTATATGACAACACTTGCGGATAAATATGGTTTGAAAGGAAATGACTCGATATGGATGGCACCGTGGCAAGAGGTTTATGAATATATTTGGTTAAGAGATCGAATTAAAGTCGATTTTCAGCAGAAAAATAAAGAAATAACAGTAACGATTCAGCTTCCAAAAATTCCGGAAATGTTTAGAAATCGAGATATTTCATTAAATATAGAAACACGTTCTAAATTTGAAATTGAATCGAGTAATGATTTGAAAATAAAAAATGATGGGAAAACAAATCATAAATTGATTTTGATACAATTGTAG
- a CDS encoding LLM class flavin-dependent oxidoreductase yields the protein MKKPISVSILELAIINQDSNATETFKKTKDIAQLADKLDYKRIWLAEHHNMAHVASTATVVLIGYVASQTQNIRVGSGGIMLPNHSPLVVAEQFGTLETLYPNRIDLGLGRAPGTDQPTAEAIRKDFFEQAQRFPQNVSKLQEYFSSENATGKVRAFPAEGLNVPIWILGSSMDSAALAAAYGLPYAFAGHFAPKLMIQAFEFYRENFQPSEYLDKPKTMACVNIIAADTNEEAELLSTSLYQMFLNLIRNDRKGLQPPVPSLDDIMNEAERFHVNQMTAGTFTGNKDQLVADLKKFIDYTRIDELMVTSPIFEHHAKLKSIQITKEAIDSLNESIHI from the coding sequence ATGAAAAAACCAATTTCAGTCTCAATATTAGAACTTGCAATTATCAACCAAGATAGTAACGCAACCGAAACATTTAAAAAAACAAAAGACATTGCGCAATTGGCCGACAAATTAGATTATAAAAGAATCTGGTTGGCAGAACATCACAATATGGCGCACGTTGCGAGTACAGCAACCGTAGTTTTAATTGGTTATGTAGCAAGTCAGACACAGAATATCCGTGTAGGTTCTGGCGGAATCATGCTCCCGAACCATTCACCTTTGGTAGTTGCCGAGCAATTCGGGACTTTAGAAACGCTTTATCCTAATCGAATCGATTTAGGCTTAGGAAGAGCGCCAGGGACAGATCAGCCAACTGCCGAAGCAATTCGAAAAGACTTTTTCGAACAAGCGCAGCGATTTCCACAAAACGTAAGTAAGCTTCAAGAATATTTTTCGAGCGAAAATGCAACAGGAAAAGTACGTGCATTTCCAGCTGAAGGTCTAAATGTGCCAATCTGGATTTTAGGATCAAGTATGGATAGTGCGGCTTTGGCTGCAGCTTACGGACTTCCTTATGCTTTCGCTGGACACTTTGCACCAAAGCTGATGATTCAAGCTTTTGAGTTTTACAGAGAAAATTTTCAGCCATCAGAGTATTTAGACAAACCGAAAACAATGGCATGTGTCAATATCATTGCAGCAGATACAAACGAAGAGGCCGAATTATTATCTACAAGTTTATATCAAATGTTTTTAAACCTAATTAGAAACGACCGCAAAGGATTACAGCCGCCAGTTCCGTCATTAGATGATATTATGAATGAAGCAGAGCGTTTTCATGTAAATCAAATGACAGCAGGAACTTTTACAGGAAACAAAGATCAATTAGTAGCTGACTTGAAAAAGTTTATCGATTACACCAGAATCGACGAACTAATGGTAACAAGCCCAATCTTTGAACATCACGCAAAACTAAAAAGCATTCAAATAACAAAAGAAGCAATAGATAGTTTAAACGAAAGCATACATATATAA